From the Arvicola amphibius chromosome 2, mArvAmp1.2, whole genome shotgun sequence genome, one window contains:
- the LOC119808068 gene encoding early activation antigen CD69-like translates to MNSEDCSITETSSSHLERGQKDHGTSIHFEKHHEGSIQVPIPCAVLTVIIITSLIIALIALSVGQYNCPGLYQNLASLDHRVASCQDEWVAYQRKCYFFSTTTSSWALAQNSCSQDDATLAVIDSEKDMIFLKRHAGRQEHWIGLKNEVNQTWKWANDKEFNRWFNLTGSERCVSLNSTNIATEDCEKNLHWVCSKPSR, encoded by the exons atgaattctgAAGACTGCTCCATAACAGAAACTAGCTCTTCACATCtggagagaggacagaagg atCATGGCACCAGTATACATTTTGAGAAGCATCATGAAGGATCCATTCAAGTTCCTATCCCTTGTGCTGTGTTGACCGTCATCATCATTACTTCCTTAATTATAGCTCTCATTGCCTTGAGTG TGGGCCAGTACAATTGTCCAGGCTTGTATCAGAATTTGGCATCATTGGACCACCGTGTTGCTTCCTGCCAGGACGAGTGGGTTGCATACCAGAGGAAATGCTACTTTTTCTCCACCACAACCAGCAGTTGGGCCTTGGCCCAAAACTCTTGTTCTCAAGATGATGCTACACTCGCTGTAATTGATTCCGAAAAGGACATG ATATTTCTGAAGCGACACGCTGGAAGACAGGAACACTGGATTGGACTGAAAAATGAAGTTAATCAGACATGGAAATGGGCAAATGACAAAGAATTTAACAGATG GTTCAATCTGACAGGGTCTGAGAGGTGCGTGTCTCTAAACAGCACAAATATTGCTACTGAGGACTGTGAGAAGAACTTACACTGGGTCTGTAGCAAGCCCTCCAGATGA